A window from Salvia miltiorrhiza cultivar Shanhuang (shh) chromosome 2, IMPLAD_Smil_shh, whole genome shotgun sequence encodes these proteins:
- the LOC131013073 gene encoding tyrosine-sulfated glycopeptide receptor 1-like, giving the protein MHLNSHLAILVAAISYFAGTSDGSCNEVDRHSLSSFNLSISAAPPLNWSLSADCCTWEGVSCDNSSRVTSLWLPSRGLVGNMSPWLMNLTTLNLSHNTLSGPLPDGFFTSSFIVIDLSINRLSGALSPSNNLPPTIQSFNLSCNSFHGTIPSSFLETASKLQAFDVSNNSFSGSVPSSICSYSPSLERLDFSNNDFSDQIPAGFGECSKLQSLRAGFNNLSGQIPHDIYSLSTLQQLYLPGNKLSGVMNQSIASLINLKILNLYGNELTGAIPQDIGRLSNLEHLHLHINHLTGTIPTSLTNCTSLITLYLRVNSLEGELSSFDFSRFVHLKSVDLGNNLFRGSLPASLFSCKKLTAIRLASNNLSGQILPTILSLPSLSFLSLSNNSLTNITAALGILTGCKNLTTLTLSTNFHNERLPSDGDESLVGLEGLHNLRVLALGACGFTGSFPLWLSKLPKLEVVDLSFNFLTGTIPGFIGSFKELFYLDLSNNQLSGVFPIELTTMQRLAIQQSSHQIDSSYLELPVFVTPDNVSSYQYNQLSSLPTAIYLGNNSINGTIPYAIGQLKFIKALDLTGNHFSGEIPDALSKLTNLEKLDLSRNNFSGQIPSSLQNLNFLSSFSVADNNLEGPIPTGGQFDTFPVSSFQGNPELCGRILQRSCSAAPTNISPLARGRRRKKRVMVLILVICSSIFTMSLLLYFFLEKRWRRLDQKPGLETSGLDIDPEDESTTRSLVTLFPNNDKIHTLSMAEILQATHDFSQSNIIGCGGFGLVYKAVLENGTKLAIKKFSGDMCVVEREFKAEVEVLSTAQHRNLVSLKGYCMHDGDRLLIYSLMENGSLDYWLHEKPGGGAQLSWPARLRIAAGVASGVAYMHETCEPHIVHRDLKSSNILLDHNLEAHVADFGLARLILPHRTHVTTELVGTLGYIPPEYGQSWVATLRGDVYSFGVVMVELVTGKRPFMVLNPKGERELVKWVMQMRREGKLEEVFDPAIRDKGFQGEMVRVVEIASLCLNQNPLERPTMIQVVDWLKDVGRSRGSRSGSDHYIAC; this is encoded by the coding sequence ATGCACTTGAATTCCCACTTAGCCATACTTGTAGCAGCAATATCATATTTTGCAGGCACATCTGATGGGTCCTGCAATGAAGTCGACCGCCATTCTTTATCATCATTCAACCTCAGCATCAGCGCTGCGCCTCCCTTGAACTGGTCTCTCTCTGCAGATTGCTGCACTTGGGAAGGTGTCTCTTGCGACAATTCAAGCAGAGTTACCAGTCTATGGCTCCCATCAAGAGGCCTAGTTGGTAACATGTCGCCTTGGCTCATGAATCTCAccactctcaatctctctcacaaCACCCTCTCCGGCCCCCTCCCGGATGGATTCTTCACCTCCTCCTTCATCGTCATCGATTTGAGCATCAATCGTCTCTCCGGTGCGCTCTCACCGTCAAATAATCTGCCTCCTACCATCCAGAGCTTCAACCTGTCCTGCAATTCCTTTCACGGCACAATCCCGTCTTCATTTCTCGAGACAGCATCAAAGCTGCAAGCTTTTGATGTCAGCAATAACAGCTTCTCCGGATCAGTTCCTTCCTCCATCTGCAGCTATTCGCCCTCACTGGAGCGCCTTGATTTCTCCAACAATGATTTCTCAGACCAGATTCCTGCAGGTTTTGGAGAGTGCTCAAAGCTGCAGAGCCTAAGAGCAGGCTTCAACAACTTGTCTGGACAGATCCCACATGATATCTACAGTTTGTCGACGTTGCAACAGCTCTACCTACCTGGAAACAAGCTCTCTGGAGTGATGAATCAAAGTATAGCCAGCCTCATCAACCTCAAAATCCTCAATTTGTATGGCAATGAACTCACAGGCGCGATCCCTCAAGACATCGGGAGGCTGTCCAACTTGGAACACCTGCATCTCCACATAAACCATCTCACTGGAACCATCCCAACATCTCTTACAAACTGCACCAGCCTCATCACTCTGTATCTGAGGGTCAACTCTCTAGAAGGTGAACTTTCCTCTTTCGATTTCTCAAGATTTGTGCACCTCAAATCAGTTGATCTAGGCAACAATCTGTTCAGAGGAAGTTTGCCTGCAAGCCTCTTCAGCTGCAAGAAGCTGACAGCAATTCGGTTGGCTTCTAACAACCTCAGTGGACAGATTCTTCCCACCATACTGTCACTGCCATCCTtgtctttcctctctctctccaacaaCAGCCTAACCAACATCACAGCTGCCCTTGGAATCTTAACAGGTTGCAAGAATCTCACCACATTAACACTCTCAACGAATTTTCACAACGAAAGACTGCCTAGTGATGGTGATGAGAGCTTGGTTGGCCTCGAGGGGCTTCATAATCTCCGAGTTCTCGCCCTTGGTGCCTGCGGATTCACCGGCTCTTTTCCACTCTGGCTGTCCAAGCTACCCAAGCTTGAGGTTGTAGACTTATCCTTCAATTTTCTTACAGGAACAATTCCGGGTTTCATTGGAAGTTTCAAGGAACTTTTCTACTTAGATTTGTCAAATAACCAGCTATCAGGAGTCTTCCCTATTGAACTCACAACAATGCAGAGGCTAGCAATTCAGCAGAGCTCTCATCAAATTGATAGCAGCTATTTAGAGCTGCCTGTCTTTGTCACTCCTGACAATGTTTCCAGCTATCAATACAATCAACTCTCAAGCTTACCAACAGCTATATACTTAGGAAATAATAGCATCAACGGCACCATCCCTTATGCGATTGGTCAGCTTAAGTTCATCAAAGCCCTTGATCTCACCGGCAATCATTTCTCCGGTGAAATCCCTGATGCACTCTCTAAACTCACCAACTTGGAGAAACTAGACCTCTCAAGAAACAATTTCTCCGGCCAAATCCCATCATCACTCCAAAATCTCAATTTCCTCTCCTCTTTCAGTGTTGCAGACAATAATCTTGAAGGTCCAATCCCCACAGGAGGGCAGTTTGACACTTTCCCCGTCTCAAGCTTCCAAGGAAATCCAGAGCTGTGCGGCCGTATCTTGCAGCGTTCTTGCTCAGCCGCCCCGACCAACATTTCGCCTCTGGCAAGAGGGAGGAGAAGGAAGAAGAGAGTCATGGTACTAATACTTGTGATCTGTTCATCCATCTTCACCATGTCTCTACTTTTATATTTCTTCTTGGAGAAGAGGTGGAGAAGGCTAGATCAGAAACCCGGGCTTGAGACAAGTGGCCTCGACATTGATCCTGAAGATGAAAGCACCACAAGAAGCCTAGTCACGTTGTTTCCAAACAACGACAAGATACATACTCtgtccatggctgaaatcttgCAAGCCACACACGATTTCAGCCAATCCAACATCATCGGGTGCGGAGGTTTCGGATTAGTATACAAAGCCGTTCTTGAAAATGGGACTAAACTTGCGATCAAGAAGTTCTCAGGGGACATGTGTGTGGTGGAGAGAGAATTCAAAGCAGAGGTGGAAGTTCTCTCCACAGCCCAACACCGGAATCTTGTATCTCTAAAAGGCTACTGCATGCACGACGGAGACAGATTGCTCATATATTCCTTGATGGAGAATGGCAGCCTAGACTACTGGCTGCACGAGAAGCCCGGCGGCGGCGCCCAGCTCAGCTGGCCAGCGCGCCTCAGAATCGCGGCGGGCGTGGCCAGCGGCGTCGCGTACATGCACGAGACATGCGAGCCGCACATAGTGCACCGTGACCTCAAATCCAGCAACATTCTTCTGGATCACAACCTGGAGGCCCACGTGGCGGATTTCGGGCTGGCTAGGCTGATTCTGCCGCACCGGACGCACGTCACGACGGAGCTGGTGGGGACGCTGGGGTACATTCCGCCCGAGTACGGGCAGTCGTGGGTGGCGACGTTGAGAGGAGATGTGTACAGTTTCGGGGTGGTGATGGTGGAGCTGGTGACGGGGAAGAGGCCTTTTATGGTGTTGAATCCCAAGGGGGAGAGAGAGTTGGTGAAGTGGGTGATGCAGATGAGGAGAGAGGGGAAGCTGGAGGAGGTGTTTGATCCGGCCATTAGAGACAAAGGCTTTCAAGGAGAGATGGTGAGAGTTGTTGAGATCGCCTCTTTGTGTCTCAATCAGAATCCATTGGAGAGGCCCACCATGATTCAAGTTGTTGATTGGCTCAAGGATGTCGGGCGAAGCAGAGGTTCACGCTCCGGATCCGACCATTATATTGCTTGTTGA